The Armatimonadia bacterium DNA window CCGACCTCTGCGAAGGTTGCCTGCTCGTCCTTGGTCATGTCCTTGAGGTGGACTAGCGGGATGCGGCCGCAGTACTTGCGGATGAACCCGGCCGGGCACTCTCCGCCCTTCTTGACCCAGAAGGTATCGACCTCGCCGAAGACCAGGGCGGGATCCACGCTGCCGTAGAGAAGATCAAGGCCATAGACGCCGTCGAACTTCTCGAACTCGAAGGCATGGTTGTGGTAGCAGAAGACCAGGCCCTTTTCCTTGCAGGCGGCGCCGATGTCGTTGAACAGAGAGGCAAGCGACTTCCAGGCAGCGCCGTCCTTGCGCCGGTCCTCCGGCATGTAGGGGCAGACAACCCACTTGTTGCCGATGACGAGCTGCTCCTCGAGGGTCTGCTCGAGGTTCTTCTCCAGCAGGTCGAGGCCGATATGGGCTCCCGCCGCCTTGAGGCCGCAGCGGTCGAGAAGCTCCCTGACCTTGTCGGCGCTCAGACCGCCAAAGCCGGCGAACTCGACGCCTGCGTAGCCGATCTCCGCGACCTTTGCGACGGTGCCTGCGAAATCCTCAGCGGTGTGGTCGCGCACGGTGTACAGTTGCAGCGCGATAGGTACCTTGGCCATGCTATTCGTCCTTTCATGCTTCTGCGAGTCAGTCCGGGCCTTAGGTCGGCCCGGAGAGGTCTCCAAGGGAGTGATTGGGGCACCTTTCTTCGAGACGGGGGCGAAGTCCTTCCGGCCATCGACGCAGCGTCCGTCGGTGACTGCAGATCAGAGGCGGAAGGAGGCGAGGGATACCGGGGGTTGCTGTCGCTAGTGTCTGGAGCGAGACCTGCTCGGTTTTGCCGCCGCCGACTTCGTTCCCTGCGTCGCGGGCTTGGTGGCGGGTCGTGCGTCCAGAGTGCCACGCCCGATGTCCTCGTTGCGCTCGGGGCTGGCGTCGGGAGCAATCGTGCCGCCGGCGATGGCGGACTCAGCCTCGCCCACTACCTTCCGCGTTGCTTCAGGCTCGAGCACAGCGTACCAGGCCCCGTGCATGTAGGCGTGGGTAGGCACCATGCGGCTGATGACCTTCGTAGTGTCGATCTGACGGGCCAGGGCCCCAAAGGCCATCAGCTCGGGAAGCGACATGTCGGTTCGGACCATGTCCTCAATGGCATGGACGATCTGAGGGAGCCGGGCGACGGTGGCGAGATGACCCTTCTGCTTGATGAGCTCCTTCAGGACATACTGCTGGCGCTGGTTGCGCTCGTAGTCGGTGCTGAAGCGGCCATGGCGGTCGTGGCGGTGGCGGACAAAGCCCTCAATCTGCTTGCCGTTCAGGTGCTGGTATCCCTTGTGCAGGTTGATGTGCAGTCCGCCCCAGGAGTCGTCGTATTCCATGTCGCGGTCCACATACAGGTTCAGTCCGCCGAAGGCATCGAACACCTGCGCAAACTTCGAGACGTCTGTCTTGATGTAGAAATCCACCGGTACATTGAGGATGCGCTCCACGGTCTTCGCAGTCATGAGCTCGCCGGTGCCCTTGCGACGGTAGAAGGCATACACGGCGTTGATCTTCTGCGTCCCGTGGCCGTCCATGCGCACCATGAGGTCGCGGGGGATCGACAGAGCCGCTGCCCGCTTGGTGTCCTTGCGCAGCATGACCAGCATGATGGTATCGGCGCGCCCGCCCTCAGTCTTCTCATCCGTCCCGAGGACCAGGACGTTCACCTGCTGCTGGCCGGGGCACAGCTCCATCCCCTGGCTGCCGAAGACGCTGCCCAGGAGCCCCGAACCGGCCTGCCGCGAGGCGTCTGCATCGGCGCCACGAGTCTTGGTGGGCATGAGTGGCGCCATGACGAGGTCGTACATGCCATAGCCGCCGATGCCCACCGTCATCAGCGCGAAGCAGATGATGAGAGCATCAAGGGAGGAGCTACGGTCGCCTGCGACGATCCGCGGTGAGGCGGTCCTCGCTGCAGTCTGTGCCACGGAAGGGGTCTCCTGATCTTGTCAGTGTGAGTGCCGCCGGCAGCGCCCAGGCTGCTGACCCATGAAAGGCTGCGCGACTCCAGAGATGAGCCTCGCACGGAAAGGGGCCGGAGGTTGCCCGGCAGCGCGCCGCCTACGACTGGCGCGCTGGTGTCCCAGGGCCCCAGGGGACACTGTGAAACGCTTGACGCCCGTGCCTCCCCCACCTATTACATGCCACGAATCACGGGCCTTGTCAATGCCGTAACGCAGGTGGCGGCCCCTCCTGGAGGGTCAGTCCTTGCGCTTCTGAGCCTCGTCCTGGAGCTCCTTGAGCCGCATCAAGGCCTCCACGGGAGTGAGGGTGTCCAGATCGAGCTTGAGCAGTTCCGCTACCACTGGATCCGGCGCGGCTTCAAAGAGCTTCAACTGCACGGTCGGTGCGACCTTCCGGGCTGCCTCCTGGGAGGGGCCGACCGTCCGGCCCAGGTCCTCCTGCTCCAGGGACCGCAGAACCTCTCTCGCCCGTTCGATCACTTCCTGCGGGAGCCCGGCCAGTCGTGCCACCTGGATGCCATAGCTGCGGTCCGTGCCGCCGGCGACGATCTTGCGGAGGAACACGATGTCCTCGCCCTGCTCCTTGACGGCGATCCGAGCATTGATGACCCTCGGCAGGACCTCGGTGAGTTCGTTCAGATGGTGGTAGTGGGTGGCGAAGAGCGTCTTCGCACCGATCTTGCGGACGAGGTACTCGGCGACCGCCCAGGCGATCGAGAGACCATCGAAGGTGCTGGTCCCTCGCCCGATCTCGTCCAGCACGATCAAACTGCGGTCGGTTGCGTTGTGGAGGATGTTGGCGGTCTCCGTCATCTCCACCATGAAGGTCGATTGCCCCGTGGCCAGGTCATCACTCGCCCCGACGCGAGTGAAGATGCGGTCGACGACACCGATCCGCGCTTCGCGCGCGGGAACAAAGCTGCCGATCTGCGCCATGAGACAGATAAGCGCCGCCTGCCGCAGGTAGGTGCTTTTGCCGGCCATGTTCGGGCCCGTGACGACCATCAACTGGCGATGCTCACAGTCCATGAGCACGTCATTGGGCACGAAGGCCTCGTTCACCAGCGCCCGCTCAACCACGGGGTGGCGTCCGTCGCGGATGTCCAACACGGCCGTTTCCTCGACGGTCGGCTTCACGTAGTCGTACTCAACCGCCACCCGAGCCAGTGACAGGAGGGCGTCGAGCCTCGCGACGGTCCGGGCCGTAGCCAGGACACGCTCCGCCTGCTGAGCCACCTCTCGCCGCAGAGCGGTGAACAGCTCATACTCGAGGTCCTGGGCCTTCTCCTCCGCGCCGAGGATCTTCTCCTCCATCTCCTTGAGGCCGGGGGTGATGAAGCGCTCTGCGTTCACCAGGGTCTGCTTGCGCTGATAGTCCGGCGGCACGAGCTGGAGGTTGGACCGGCTGACCTCAAGGTAGTAGCCGAAGACCTTGTTGAAGCCGATCTTCAGGGACTCGATCCCGGTTCGCGCTCGCTCCTGACTCTGAAGCCCGGCGACCCATTCCCGTCCGTGGGCCATTGCGTCGCGCAGTTCGTCCAACTCAGGCGAGTAGCCGTCCCGCATTAGCCCGCCCTCGGTCACGGTGACCGGAGGCTCCTCTGCGATGGCACCCGCGATCAGCGTCGCCAGGTCTCCGAGGGTATCGAGCGAGTCCCGCAGCTCGTCGAGCAGACCCGAGGTGCCCGCTGACCCCGGCATCAAGGCCTCACGCACTGCCGGGAGCGCAGTCAGGGACACCCCCAGGGCTGACAGGTCGCGAGCGTTTGCGGTACCGGCAGTGGTGCGGTTGATCAGGCGTTCCAGGTCTCGGACGCCTCGCAGCGACTGTCGGAGTGCATCGGCCATGACCCCGTCACGGACCAGCGCCTCGACGGCATCACTGCGACGGCGAATGCGGTCCACTTCGAGCAGCGGCTGCAGGAGCCACTGACGCAGAAGCCGGGCACCCATGGGTGTGAGCGTTCGGTCGAGGAGAGCGAGGAGACTCCCCTCGCGGCTGTTGTCACGAAGAGTCCGCACCAACTCCAGATTGCGCCGGGTCGCGGCGTCGACCACCATGAACTGCTCGGTGGAGTAGGTCGCGAGGCCGGTCAGGTGAGGCAAAGCGTCCATACGGTTGCGCTGCAGATACCGCAAGGCTTGAGCGGCGGCGCTCTGGGCGGCCGGCAGATCCTCGCAACCGAAGCCGCGCAAGGATTCCACGCCGAAGAACTCGCTCAGTTGTTGAGCCGGGGAGCGGAACTCGAGGTCGTCGGTCGCGACCGGCGTCAGAGAGGCCGAACCTCCGCGGGCAACCGCCTCAGACACCCAACGCTCGTTGACAAGCTCCTCCGGGATGAGCATCTCCGCGGGCTGCAGGCGGGCGATCTCATCCGCCACGGCAGCGAATCGGGAGTCGGCAGCGGGCCGGTCGGGCAGCAGCTCGGCCACAGGCTTGCCGGAGGACTCCTCTTGAGCCCGGCACGACAGTTCGGTCACCAGGAAGTCCCCGGTGGACACGTCCACCACGGCCACGCCGGCAGTCTCACCCACAATCGCCAGAGATAGCAGGAAGTTGTGCTCCTGCCCCTGGAGGAGTTCGTCCTCCATCAGCGTGCCGGGCGTGATGACTCGCGTGACCTTGCGCCGGACGAGGCCCTTGGCTTCGCGCGGGTCCTCAACCTGCTCGCAGATTGCGGCGCGGAAGCCCTTCTCGACAAGCCGGCGCAGGTACCGGTCCAGCGCGTGATGTGGCACGCCGCACATCGGGATGCGGTTGTCGCCTGAATGCTTGCGGGCGGTCAGGGTGAGCCCGAGGGCCTCCGATCCGACACGGGCGTCCTCGTCGAACATCTCATAGAAATCACCCATGCGAAAGAGCAGCAGCACATCGGGGTAGTCCCGCTTCGCTGCCGCCCACTGACGGTACATGGGGGTTAGGTCATCTTGTCGCAAGGGTTCGTACTCCTGAAGGGCAACACAACATCGCCGCAGCCGTGGCGGGATCGCTCCCTCCAAGGGTCTGCGGCTGAGCCGTCGTCGTTCATGGGACCGGGACCGCGCTACTGCAGCGTCGGCCGTCCGTTCACCGTGGCCTCGACAAGCACCTCGACCAGGACCTCGTCCCCGGCCGAGGAGTAGGCTCGTCGCTCATCCACGCGGTAGCGCACGTCATGAGATGTGGTTCCCGACTGTAGAGCCCGCTGGCGCGCCAGGGAGGCCGTCTCCGACTTGGCTGCCTCCACGGCGTCCCGCAGGTTCTCATGCTCGGTCCGACCCGCGCGACTGTGGACCACGTAGTTCGCGATCTCCCCTGGCCGCACGACAGCCTGCTCGCGCACCACGACTTCGCTGGCAACCGCACCGATTGCGTTGGCGACCTCAGCGTGCTCCGGGATCACCACCTGGGCACCCAGGGAGCGCCCAACCGCAGGAAAGAAGGGCTTGACCGGAGCGCCGATCGCGACGATGGGACGGTCATAGGACAGATGCACATGGAGGCGGCCCGAGGACCCACGGAAGACCGACTTCAGTATCCCGGGCCATTTCTCGGGATCGTCCCCGGTGTCCTCGTGCTCCCTGGCGATGACCTCCGCCGCAAGCCTCTCGGTGATGCAGTCGAAGATGCGCTTGGCCATCTCCTGGCCATCAAGGCCATACAGAGTGGCGAACACCGTCAGCGCGTGTCGGGCAGCCGTCACGTCCCAGGCCGCAAACTGACCGCTGACATGGAGCAGGTCCGTCGGGGTCAGGGCTGCGCGCTGCACAACGCCAAGGCTCTCCAGCCGCTTGGGCCGCACCAGGTTCGGCGCCAGAGCACCGATGCGCACCGCCAGTGCCCCACGGGACAGCGGCCCCTCACGGAGTGCCTCGACGATCTGCTGCTCTCGCGAGTCCAGACCGTCCGCATACTCGGGGCGCGCCAGAAGGAAGAAGTCCAGCACCTCGGGCGCCGACCGCTCAAGCACCGCGTCTGGATCGATTGCGAGCAGCATCTCGCGGGCCGCCGGGTACTGGGAGCAAAGATAGCTCAGGGGCACGACCCGCCGTGGCCCAATCAGCAACCGGCGGTCGCCGCTGAAGGACAGATAGCTGTCGCCGCCCAGGCCCGTGGTAGCGATGTCGGCAGCCTCAACGCTCGTCAGCCAGCCGCCAACTCGAGCGCCCTGAGGGCTGATCCGCACCAGGCCGTCCTCAATGACCGCGGTGTCGGTCGTCGTGCCGCCCATGTCCAGGATGATCGCGTCGCGCAGACCGGTCAGATGCTTGGCCCCGGAGACGCTTGCCGCCGGCCCGGAGAGCACGGTCTCGACGGGTCGCTCAAGCGCCGTCTTGCGGTTGACCAGCGACCCGTCGCCCTTCACCACCATGAGAGGCGCCTCGATACCCCGCCGGTCGAGAGAGCCCTGTACCGCGTCGAGAAGCTGGCGCACAACCGGCAGCAGACGGGCATTCAGGATGGCCGTGTTGGCCCGGCTGACGTAGTTCAGACGCGAAGACAGCTCATGCCCGCAGACCACCGGCAGGTCGCCTAGCGACTGGACAATCTCCCTCACGAGCAACTCGTGCTCCGGGTTCTTCACACTCGCATAGCCGGAGATTGCGAAGGCATCCACGCCCTCGGCGAGCAGCTCTTGCACCGCATGCGCGATCTCCGCGCGGTCAGGCGGCTCAAGCTCCATCCCGTCGATCCCCATCTGGCCCCCGACGGTGCGCATCACAGACCAGTTGAGGTTGGGGTTGGAGCCGGGCGCCGCCGACATGACGATCGCGCCGGGCCGTCCGCCCTTGCCCTCCACGATGGAGTTCGTCGCGAGGGTCGTCGAGAGCGCCACCAGGCCGATGCGACCGGTGTCCCCGAGGTCGATCTGGTCGAGCGCCTTCTCGATCCCAACCATGAGGTCGTAGTGAGTTGTGAGGGCCTTGGCCTTCGAGAGCAGAACGTTCGAGCGCAGGTCATAGAGTACGCAGTCGGTGTAGGTGCCACCGGCGTCGATGCCAAGGCCGATCGTGGTGCCCGAGACCTCTCCGCTGTTCGGCCTTGGTGCATGAAGCTGCACTGCGGGTTTTGCGACTGGTGCCTCTTCCTCCGGGACCTCAGGTGTCGGCGTGACCGCCTGCCGAGCGACGGCACAGGTCGGAGCAGTCGCTGGAGGTTCGGTCGCAGGCTCCACGGGCGTCGACTCTCCCGCCGGCGAGGGTGCAGCAAGGTCGATGGCTGCGAAGATGGTCTCATCACCGGTCAGAACCGAGCGCTGGCCGGGCCTCAACACACAGATGCGCGAGTCCTCCCATCGTCCTGCAAGGAGGTCTTGGAGCAGTGAGGTATCTCCCGCGAGGCGCTCGTAGTGCCACCCGAACTCCCGTGCCATGTCCTGAGCGTAGGAGGCATAGCGGTGGCTGTCGCCAAAGCCGGTGTCGATGAAGGCCGCCCGGGTGTAGTTGCGCTTCCAGCTATCGTGGAAATGGAGGATGTAGGCGGCGTTCTCCGCCCCGAACCTCTCGGAGAGCTCCGAGAACCGCTCGTCCTTGCGCACGTCCGGGTCCTGGACGCGGTTCTCCTGCACCGGCCGCCCCGCGATCATCTTCTTCTCGTACCAGCCCGGGGTGACGTAGAAGGTGCCCGGGTTGGCCGCGAACTGCTTCCGGTACTCCTCTCGCGAGCCGAGGAACAGCGTCATGCAGTCATGGACTCGCGGGATGACGATGGGACAGTCTCTTGCGACCAGACTCGAAGTCCCCCGACCGCAGAGCCCGTAGGAAACGATGATCCCCTGGAAGCCCTGTCCCACCGAACGGTCGATCTCTGCCTGCACCTGCTCCCGCAGCTTGTTCGGGGTGCTGTGCAGGCCGGCGTCCAGGAAGTGAAGCCGGATCTCATTCGGGCTCTCGCCCGCGAGTGCGGTCAACTCAGGTTCGAACACGCCACAGGCAATGACCTTCAGTTTCACAATCGCAGACCCCTAAGGAATGGATCCAGGGTATCCCCCTGGCACTTCACTACTCGGTCCCGGCAGTAAGCTGCTCGAGCTCCTGCCGGAGGGCGGCGGCAGCTTCCTCGAAGGGCACGGTGCGCAGGATCTCGCCACGCCTGAAGAGCGTCACCTTGCCCTTGCCCGCCGCTACACCGAGGTCGGCTTCTCGGGCCTCACCCGGTCCGTTGACCTCGCAGCCCATCACTGCAACCACCAGGTTCTCCTCAACGCCTTCGAGAATCTGGGCGACCTCGCGGGCGAGCGCGGGCAGGTTCACGCGACAACGCCCGCAGGTCGGACAGGAGACCAACTCCGGCCCTCGCCGCAGCCCGAGGCTCTGGAGAATCTGACGCCCCACACGCACTTCCTCCGCCGGGTCGTCA harbors:
- a CDS encoding DUF1638 domain-containing protein, with translation MKLKVIACGVFEPELTALAGESPNEIRLHFLDAGLHSTPNKLREQVQAEIDRSVGQGFQGIIVSYGLCGRGTSSLVARDCPIVIPRVHDCMTLFLGSREEYRKQFAANPGTFYVTPGWYEKKMIAGRPVQENRVQDPDVRKDERFSELSERFGAENAAYILHFHDSWKRNYTRAAFIDTGFGDSHRYASYAQDMAREFGWHYERLAGDTSLLQDLLAGRWEDSRICVLRPGQRSVLTGDETIFAAIDLAAPSPAGESTPVEPATEPPATAPTCAVARQAVTPTPEVPEEEAPVAKPAVQLHAPRPNSGEVSGTTIGLGIDAGGTYTDCVLYDLRSNVLLSKAKALTTHYDLMVGIEKALDQIDLGDTGRIGLVALSTTLATNSIVEGKGGRPGAIVMSAAPGSNPNLNWSVMRTVGGQMGIDGMELEPPDRAEIAHAVQELLAEGVDAFAISGYASVKNPEHELLVREIVQSLGDLPVVCGHELSSRLNYVSRANTAILNARLLPVVRQLLDAVQGSLDRRGIEAPLMVVKGDGSLVNRKTALERPVETVLSGPAASVSGAKHLTGLRDAIILDMGGTTTDTAVIEDGLVRISPQGARVGGWLTSVEAADIATTGLGGDSYLSFSGDRRLLIGPRRVVPLSYLCSQYPAAREMLLAIDPDAVLERSAPEVLDFFLLARPEYADGLDSREQQIVEALREGPLSRGALAVRIGALAPNLVRPKRLESLGVVQRAALTPTDLLHVSGQFAAWDVTAARHALTVFATLYGLDGQEMAKRIFDCITERLAAEVIAREHEDTGDDPEKWPGILKSVFRGSSGRLHVHLSYDRPIVAIGAPVKPFFPAVGRSLGAQVVIPEHAEVANAIGAVASEVVVREQAVVRPGEIANYVVHSRAGRTEHENLRDAVEAAKSETASLARQRALQSGTTSHDVRYRVDERRAYSSAGDEVLVEVLVEATVNGRPTLQ
- a CDS encoding LCP family protein; translated protein: MAQTAARTASPRIVAGDRSSSLDALIICFALMTVGIGGYGMYDLVMAPLMPTKTRGADADASRQAGSGLLGSVFGSQGMELCPGQQQVNVLVLGTDEKTEGGRADTIMLVMLRKDTKRAAALSIPRDLMVRMDGHGTQKINAVYAFYRRKGTGELMTAKTVERILNVPVDFYIKTDVSKFAQVFDAFGGLNLYVDRDMEYDDSWGGLHINLHKGYQHLNGKQIEGFVRHRHDRHGRFSTDYERNQRQQYVLKELIKQKGHLATVARLPQIVHAIEDMVRTDMSLPELMAFGALARQIDTTKVISRMVPTHAYMHGAWYAVLEPEATRKVVGEAESAIAGGTIAPDASPERNEDIGRGTLDARPATKPATQGTKSAAAKPSRSRSRH
- a CDS encoding sugar phosphate isomerase/epimerase; translated protein: MAKVPIALQLYTVRDHTAEDFAGTVAKVAEIGYAGVEFAGFGGLSADKVRELLDRCGLKAAGAHIGLDLLEKNLEQTLEEQLVIGNKWVVCPYMPEDRRKDGAAWKSLASLFNDIGAACKEKGLVFCYHNHAFEFEKFDGVYGLDLLYGSVDPALVFGEVDTFWVKKGGECPAGFIRKYCGRIPLVHLKDMTKDEQATFAEVGTGSMDFASIFEAAEACGAEWYIVEQDRCAGDSLESARISFDNLKKMGKA
- the mutS gene encoding DNA mismatch repair protein MutS, encoding MRQDDLTPMYRQWAAAKRDYPDVLLLFRMGDFYEMFDEDARVGSEALGLTLTARKHSGDNRIPMCGVPHHALDRYLRRLVEKGFRAAICEQVEDPREAKGLVRRKVTRVITPGTLMEDELLQGQEHNFLLSLAIVGETAGVAVVDVSTGDFLVTELSCRAQEESSGKPVAELLPDRPAADSRFAAVADEIARLQPAEMLIPEELVNERWVSEAVARGGSASLTPVATDDLEFRSPAQQLSEFFGVESLRGFGCEDLPAAQSAAAQALRYLQRNRMDALPHLTGLATYSTEQFMVVDAATRRNLELVRTLRDNSREGSLLALLDRTLTPMGARLLRQWLLQPLLEVDRIRRRSDAVEALVRDGVMADALRQSLRGVRDLERLINRTTAGTANARDLSALGVSLTALPAVREALMPGSAGTSGLLDELRDSLDTLGDLATLIAGAIAEEPPVTVTEGGLMRDGYSPELDELRDAMAHGREWVAGLQSQERARTGIESLKIGFNKVFGYYLEVSRSNLQLVPPDYQRKQTLVNAERFITPGLKEMEEKILGAEEKAQDLEYELFTALRREVAQQAERVLATARTVARLDALLSLARVAVEYDYVKPTVEETAVLDIRDGRHPVVERALVNEAFVPNDVLMDCEHRQLMVVTGPNMAGKSTYLRQAALICLMAQIGSFVPAREARIGVVDRIFTRVGASDDLATGQSTFMVEMTETANILHNATDRSLIVLDEIGRGTSTFDGLSIAWAVAEYLVRKIGAKTLFATHYHHLNELTEVLPRVINARIAVKEQGEDIVFLRKIVAGGTDRSYGIQVARLAGLPQEVIERAREVLRSLEQEDLGRTVGPSQEAARKVAPTVQLKLFEAAPDPVVAELLKLDLDTLTPVEALMRLKELQDEAQKRKD